The Streptomyces achromogenes genome window below encodes:
- the gltX gene encoding glutamate--tRNA ligase yields the protein MASAPGSPVRVRFCPSPTGNPHVGLVRTALFNWAFAKHHQGTLVFRIEDTDAARDSEDSYRQLLDSMRWLGFDWDEGPEVGGPHAPYRQSQRMDLYKDVAHKLLDAGHAYHCYCSQEELDTRREAARAAGRPSGYDGHCRDLAEAQVEEYRAQGRAPIVRFRMPDETITFTDLVRGELTFTPENVPDYGIVRANGAPLYTLVNPVDDALMEITHVLRGEDLLSSTPRQVALYKALAELGIAKSVPAFGHLPYVMGEGNKKLSKRDPESSLNLYRERGFLPEGLLNYLSLLGWSLSADQDIFTMDEMVAAFDVTDVNPNPARFDLKKCEAINADHIRLLDVKDFTERCAPWLKAPAAPWAPEDFDEAKWQAIAPHAQTRLKVLSEITDNVDFLFLPEPVADEASWAKAMKGGSDALLTTAREKLESADWTSAESLKEAVLAAGEAHGLKLGKAQAPVRVAVTGRTVGLPLFESLEVLGKEKTLARVDAALAKLAA from the coding sequence GTGGCTAGCGCACCCGGCTCTCCCGTACGCGTCCGTTTCTGTCCCTCGCCCACCGGTAACCCGCACGTGGGCCTGGTCCGCACCGCCCTGTTCAACTGGGCCTTCGCCAAGCACCACCAGGGCACCCTGGTCTTCCGCATCGAGGACACCGACGCGGCCCGCGACTCCGAGGACTCCTACCGCCAGCTCCTGGACTCGATGCGCTGGCTCGGCTTCGACTGGGACGAGGGCCCCGAGGTCGGCGGCCCGCACGCGCCGTACCGCCAGTCCCAGCGCATGGACCTGTACAAGGACGTCGCGCACAAGCTCCTGGACGCCGGTCACGCGTACCACTGCTACTGCTCCCAGGAGGAGCTGGACACCCGCCGTGAGGCCGCCCGCGCCGCCGGCCGGCCGTCCGGCTACGACGGCCACTGCCGCGACCTCGCCGAGGCGCAGGTCGAGGAGTACCGGGCCCAGGGCCGTGCGCCGATCGTCCGCTTCCGCATGCCCGACGAGACGATCACCTTCACGGACCTGGTCCGCGGCGAGCTGACGTTCACCCCGGAGAACGTGCCCGACTACGGCATCGTCCGCGCGAACGGCGCCCCGCTGTACACGCTGGTCAACCCGGTCGACGACGCCCTCATGGAGATCACCCACGTCCTGCGCGGCGAGGACCTGCTCTCCTCCACGCCCCGCCAGGTCGCCCTCTACAAGGCGCTGGCCGAGCTGGGCATCGCGAAGTCCGTGCCCGCCTTCGGTCACCTGCCGTACGTGATGGGCGAGGGCAACAAGAAGCTCTCCAAGCGCGACCCGGAGTCGTCCCTCAACCTCTACCGCGAGCGCGGCTTCCTCCCCGAGGGCCTGCTCAACTACCTCTCGCTGCTGGGCTGGTCGCTCTCGGCCGACCAGGACATCTTCACGATGGACGAGATGGTCGCCGCCTTCGACGTGACGGACGTCAACCCCAACCCGGCGCGCTTCGACCTCAAGAAGTGCGAGGCGATCAACGCCGACCACATCCGCCTGCTCGACGTGAAGGACTTCACCGAGCGCTGCGCCCCCTGGCTGAAGGCGCCGGCCGCCCCCTGGGCGCCGGAGGACTTCGACGAGGCGAAGTGGCAGGCGATCGCCCCGCACGCGCAGACCCGGCTCAAGGTCCTCTCGGAGATCACCGACAACGTCGACTTCCTCTTCCTGCCCGAGCCGGTCGCCGACGAGGCGTCCTGGGCGAAGGCGATGAAGGGGGGCAGCGACGCGTTGCTCACGACGGCCCGCGAGAAGCTGGAGTCGGCCGACTGGACCTCCGCCGAGTCCCTGAAGGAGGCCGTCCTGGCCGCCGGCGAGGCCCACGGCCTCAAGCTCGGCAAGGCCCAGGCGCCCGTCCGCGTCGCCGTGACCGGCCGCACGGTCGGCCTGCCCCTCTTCGAGTCGCTGGAAGTCCTCGGCAAGGAGAAGACCCTGGCCCGCGTCGACGCGGCCCTGGCGAAGCTCGCGGCGTAA
- a CDS encoding HAD family hydrolase, whose protein sequence is MSIRAVVWDVDDTLFDYTTADREGMRAYLTTERLLDRFGTAEEALARWRAVTDQQWARFSAGGITFEDQRRDRVRAFLERPELTDVETDAWFRRYITHYEAAWSLFPDVLPVLDALAASHRHAVLSNSSIHVQDHKLRTLGVYDRFEAVLCAAELGVSKPEAGAFLAACEALSLPPHEVAYVGDHPEIDGRGAADAGLLSVWIDRYGGTATVELPAGRHRIASLAELPAILGADTRFGAQSTFG, encoded by the coding sequence ATGAGTATTCGCGCCGTGGTCTGGGACGTTGACGACACTCTCTTCGACTACACGACCGCCGACCGCGAGGGCATGCGGGCGTATCTCACCACCGAGCGACTGCTCGACCGCTTCGGCACGGCGGAGGAGGCCCTCGCGCGCTGGCGCGCGGTGACCGACCAGCAGTGGGCGCGGTTCTCCGCGGGCGGCATCACCTTCGAGGACCAGCGCCGGGACCGGGTACGGGCGTTCCTGGAACGGCCCGAGCTGACCGACGTGGAGACCGACGCCTGGTTCCGCCGGTACATCACGCACTACGAGGCCGCCTGGTCCCTCTTCCCGGACGTCCTGCCCGTGCTCGACGCGCTCGCCGCCAGCCACCGTCACGCGGTGCTCTCCAACTCCAGCATCCACGTCCAGGACCACAAGTTGCGCACCCTCGGCGTGTACGACCGATTCGAGGCCGTCCTGTGCGCCGCGGAGCTCGGCGTCTCCAAGCCCGAGGCCGGCGCCTTCCTCGCGGCCTGCGAGGCCCTCTCGCTGCCCCCGCACGAGGTCGCCTACGTCGGGGACCACCCGGAGATCGACGGACGGGGCGCGGCCGACGCCGGACTGCTCTCGGTGTGGATCGACCGTTACGGCGGCACGGCGACCGTCGAGCTTCCCGCCGGCCGGCACCGGATCGCCTCCCTCGCCGAACTCCCCGCGATCCTCGGCGCGGATACCCGTTTTGGAGCGCAGTCCACCTTCGGGTAA
- the cofC gene encoding 2-phospho-L-lactate guanylyltransferase — MRWTLVIPLKPLALAKSRLADTAGDGLRPGVALAFAEDTVAAALASPAVRDVAVVTDDALAGRTLATLGARIVPDEPGAGLNAALAHGAAVVRAFRPDAPLAALNADLPSLRAPELARVLEAAAQFPRAFLPDAAAIGTTLLAVAPGRALRPAFGPDSRARHRASGAVELRLDAVDSVRQDVDTGEDLRAALALGVGPRTAAATARLLIPGQ, encoded by the coding sequence GTGCGGTGGACCTTGGTCATACCCCTGAAGCCCTTGGCGCTGGCCAAGAGCAGGCTCGCGGACACGGCCGGCGACGGCCTGCGCCCGGGCGTCGCCCTGGCCTTCGCCGAGGACACCGTGGCAGCCGCGCTGGCCTCGCCCGCGGTGCGGGATGTGGCCGTGGTCACGGACGACGCCCTGGCCGGGCGCACGCTGGCGACCCTGGGCGCCCGGATCGTCCCGGACGAGCCGGGGGCGGGCCTGAACGCCGCGCTGGCCCACGGGGCCGCCGTCGTACGCGCATTTCGTCCCGACGCGCCCCTCGCGGCCCTCAACGCCGATCTGCCGTCGCTGCGCGCGCCGGAATTGGCCCGGGTACTGGAGGCGGCAGCGCAATTCCCCCGCGCATTCCTTCCGGACGCGGCCGCAATCGGCACCACGCTTCTCGCCGTCGCCCCCGGGCGCGCGTTGCGCCCCGCATTCGGCCCGGATTCCCGGGCCCGCCATCGAGCCTCCGGAGCCGTGGAACTACGTCTCGACGCGGTGGATTCGGTACGCCAGGACGTGGACACCGGCGAGGACCTGCGCGCCGCGCTGGCGCTGGGCGTGGGGCCCCGGACGGCCGCGGCGACCGCGCGTCTGCTGATCCCCGGGCAGTAG
- the leuC gene encoding 3-isopropylmalate dehydratase large subunit, with product MGRTLAEKVWDDHVVRRAEGEPDLLFIDLHLLHEVTSPQAFDGLRQNGRPVRRLDLTIATEDHNTPTLDIDKPIADPVSRAQLETLRKNCADFGVRLHPLGDVEQGVVHVVGPQLGLTQPGMTVVCGDSHTSTHGAFGGLAFGIGTSQVEHVLATQTLPMARPKTMAITVEGELPDGVTAKDLILAIIARIGTGGGQGYVLEYRGSAIEKLSMEARMTICNMSIEAGARAGMIAPDRTTFDYLEGRPHAPKGEDWDAAVAYWKTLRTDDDAEFDAEVVIDATALSPFVTWGTNPGQGAPLSADVPDPASYEDASERLAAEKALEYMGLEAGQPLRSIKVDTVFVGSCTNGRIEDLRAAAELVKGRKVADGVRMLVVPGSARVGLQAVSEGLDVVFKEAGAEWRHAGCSMCLGMNPDQLAPGERSASTSNRNFEGRQGKGGRTHLVSPQVAAATAVLGHLASPADLSDAETRTPAGV from the coding sequence ATGGGTAGGACACTCGCGGAGAAGGTCTGGGACGACCACGTCGTCCGGCGCGCCGAGGGCGAGCCCGACCTCCTCTTCATCGATCTGCACCTCCTGCACGAGGTGACCAGCCCGCAGGCCTTCGACGGACTGCGGCAGAACGGCCGCCCGGTGCGCCGTCTCGACCTCACCATCGCGACCGAGGACCACAACACCCCGACCCTCGACATCGACAAGCCGATCGCGGACCCGGTCTCCCGGGCCCAGCTGGAGACGCTGCGCAAGAACTGCGCCGATTTCGGCGTCCGGCTGCACCCGCTGGGCGACGTCGAGCAGGGCGTCGTGCACGTCGTCGGCCCGCAGCTGGGTCTGACCCAGCCCGGCATGACGGTCGTCTGCGGCGACTCCCACACCTCCACGCACGGCGCCTTCGGCGGTCTGGCGTTCGGCATCGGCACCTCGCAGGTCGAGCACGTGCTGGCCACCCAGACGCTGCCGATGGCCCGCCCGAAGACCATGGCGATCACCGTCGAGGGCGAGCTGCCCGACGGCGTCACCGCCAAGGACCTGATCCTGGCGATCATCGCCCGCATCGGCACCGGCGGCGGCCAGGGCTATGTCCTGGAGTACCGCGGCTCCGCCATCGAGAAGCTCTCGATGGAGGCCCGCATGACCATCTGCAACATGTCGATCGAGGCCGGCGCCCGCGCGGGCATGATCGCCCCCGACCGGACCACCTTCGACTACCTCGAGGGCCGCCCGCACGCCCCCAAGGGCGAGGACTGGGACGCGGCCGTCGCGTACTGGAAGACGCTGAGGACGGACGACGACGCCGAGTTCGACGCCGAGGTGGTCATCGACGCCACCGCGCTGTCGCCGTTCGTCACCTGGGGCACCAACCCCGGCCAGGGCGCGCCGCTTTCGGCCGACGTCCCCGACCCTGCTTCGTACGAAGACGCTTCGGAGCGCCTCGCCGCCGAAAAGGCCCTGGAGTACATGGGGTTGGAGGCCGGACAGCCGCTGCGCTCCATCAAGGTGGACACCGTCTTCGTAGGTTCCTGCACCAACGGCCGCATCGAGGACCTGCGCGCCGCCGCCGAGCTCGTCAAGGGCCGCAAAGTCGCCGACGGCGTACGGATGCTGGTCGTCCCGGGCTCCGCGCGCGTCGGTCTGCAGGCCGTCTCCGAGGGTCTGGACGTGGTCTTCAAGGAGGCCGGCGCCGAGTGGCGGCACGCGGGCTGCTCGATGTGTCTCGGCATGAATCCCGACCAGCTGGCCCCGGGGGAGCGCTCGGCGTCCACCTCCAACCGCAACTTCGAGGGCCGTCAGGGCAAGGGCGGTCGGACGCACCTGGTGTCGCCACAGGTCGCGGCCGCCACGGCCGTCCTGGGCCACCTGGCCTCCCCGGCCGATCTGTCCGACGCCGAGACCCGTACGCCCGCTGGAGTCTGA
- the leuD gene encoding 3-isopropylmalate dehydratase small subunit encodes MEAFISHTGRAVPLRRSNVDTDQIIPAHWLKKVTRDGFEDGLFEAWRKDPEFILNRPERQGASVLVAGPDFGTGSSREHAVWALQNYGFKTVISSRFADIFRGNSLKNGLLTVVIEQRIVDALWELTEKDPQAEITVDLEAREVRAEGITAAFELDENARWRLLNGLDDISITLQNEGDIAAYEAKRPSYKPRTLEV; translated from the coding sequence ATGGAAGCATTCATCTCGCACACCGGCCGGGCCGTCCCGCTGCGCCGCTCCAACGTGGACACCGACCAGATCATCCCTGCTCACTGGCTCAAGAAGGTCACCCGGGACGGGTTCGAGGACGGGCTGTTCGAGGCCTGGCGCAAGGACCCGGAGTTCATCCTCAACCGGCCCGAGCGGCAGGGCGCCAGCGTGCTGGTCGCCGGCCCCGACTTCGGCACCGGCTCCTCCCGTGAGCACGCCGTCTGGGCGCTGCAGAACTACGGCTTCAAGACCGTGATCTCGTCCCGCTTCGCCGACATCTTCCGTGGCAACTCGCTGAAGAACGGCCTGCTCACGGTGGTGATCGAGCAGAGGATCGTCGACGCGCTGTGGGAGCTCACGGAGAAGGACCCGCAGGCCGAGATCACCGTGGACCTCGAGGCCCGCGAGGTGCGCGCCGAGGGGATCACCGCGGCCTTCGAGCTCGACGAGAACGCCCGTTGGCGCCTGCTGAACGGGCTGGACGACATCTCCATCACCCTGCAGAACGAGGGTGACATCGCCGCCTACGAGGCCAAGCGCCCTTCGTACAAGCCGAGGACGCTCGAGGTCTGA
- a CDS encoding HU family DNA-binding protein, with protein sequence MNKAQLVEAIADKLGGRQQAAEAVDAVLDAIVRATVAGDRVSVTGFGSFEKVDRPARYARNPQTGERVRVKKTSVPRFRAGQGFKDLVSGSKKLPRGGEVAVKKAPKGSLTGGASATVKKAAAKKAAPAKRASAAAKKATPAKKTTAAAKKSTATAKKTTAKKTAAKSTTAAAKKTTTAKSATAKKTTAKKAPAKKATATNAPARKSTARKTTAKKATARNA encoded by the coding sequence GTGAACAAGGCGCAGCTCGTAGAAGCGATTGCCGACAAGCTGGGCGGTCGCCAGCAGGCCGCCGAGGCGGTCGACGCGGTCCTGGACGCCATCGTCCGCGCGACGGTCGCCGGCGACCGGGTCTCGGTCACCGGCTTCGGTTCGTTCGAGAAGGTCGACCGGCCGGCCCGCTACGCCCGCAACCCCCAGACGGGCGAGCGGGTTCGGGTCAAGAAGACCTCCGTCCCGCGCTTCCGCGCAGGCCAGGGCTTCAAGGACCTGGTCAGCGGCTCGAAGAAGCTCCCGCGCGGCGGCGAGGTCGCCGTCAAGAAGGCCCCCAAGGGAAGCCTGACCGGCGGCGCGTCCGCGACGGTCAAGAAGGCCGCCGCGAAGAAGGCCGCCCCCGCGAAGAGGGCGTCGGCCGCCGCGAAGAAGGCCACCCCGGCGAAGAAGACGACGGCGGCCGCCAAGAAGTCCACGGCCACCGCCAAGAAGACCACCGCGAAGAAGACCGCCGCCAAGAGCACGACGGCGGCCGCGAAGAAGACCACCACCGCGAAGTCGGCCACCGCCAAGAAGACGACGGCCAAGAAGGCCCCGGCGAAGAAGGCGACGGCCACGAACGCCCCCGCCAGGAAGTCCACCGCTCGCAAGACCACCGCCAAGAAGGCCACCGCCCGCAACGCATAG
- a CDS encoding lysophospholipid acyltransferase family protein, with translation MPRRRIGFWYRFAAVLCKPWLVVLIKRDWRGMEHIPAEGGFITAVNHNSHVDPFAYAHFQYNTGRVPRFLAKSGLFREGFVGAAMRGTGQIPVYRESTDALSAFRAAIDAVERGECVAFYPEGTLTRDPDGWPMTAKTGAARVALQTRCPVIPVAQWGANELLAPYAKKPDLFPRKTHHVLAGPPVDLSRFYGRETTPELLKEATEVIMAAVTGLLEEIRGEKAPETPYDPRRERIEQRRRTQAETAADNGAETAADNGGETAADNGGETAAANGAGVVGPRIERIDRTGRAHTGHAQARHEGENSK, from the coding sequence GTGCCCCGCCGCAGAATCGGCTTCTGGTACCGCTTCGCCGCGGTGCTGTGCAAACCCTGGCTGGTGGTTCTGATCAAGCGGGACTGGCGCGGAATGGAGCACATTCCGGCCGAGGGTGGATTTATCACCGCGGTGAACCATAATTCGCATGTCGACCCCTTCGCGTACGCGCACTTTCAGTACAACACCGGACGGGTGCCGCGATTCCTGGCGAAGAGCGGGCTTTTCCGGGAGGGATTCGTCGGTGCCGCGATGCGCGGCACCGGGCAGATCCCCGTCTACCGCGAGAGCACGGACGCGCTCAGTGCCTTCCGGGCCGCCATCGACGCGGTGGAGCGCGGCGAGTGCGTCGCGTTCTACCCCGAGGGCACCCTCACCCGCGACCCCGACGGCTGGCCGATGACCGCCAAGACCGGCGCCGCGCGCGTGGCCCTGCAGACCAGGTGCCCGGTGATCCCCGTCGCCCAGTGGGGCGCCAACGAACTGCTGGCCCCGTACGCCAAGAAGCCCGACCTCTTTCCGCGCAAGACCCACCACGTGCTCGCGGGCCCGCCCGTGGACCTCTCACGGTTCTACGGCAGGGAGACCACCCCCGAGCTGCTGAAGGAGGCCACGGAGGTCATCATGGCGGCCGTCACCGGCCTGCTGGAGGAGATCCGCGGCGAGAAGGCCCCCGAGACGCCCTACGACCCGCGCCGGGAGCGCATCGAGCAGCGCCGCCGCACCCAGGCGGAGACCGCGGCGGACAACGGTGCGGAGACCGCGGCGGACAACGGTGGGGAGACCGCGGCGGACAACGGTGGGGAGACCGCCGCGGCGAACGGCGCGGGGGTCGTTGGCCCGCGCATCGAGCGCATCGACCGCACAGGCCGGGCGCATACCGGGCACGCGCAGGCCCGTCACGAGGGGGAGAACAGCAAGTGA
- a CDS encoding MerR family transcriptional regulator, with protein MRLAELSERSGVSTATIKYYLREGLLQPGRRLNATTAAYDEEHLRRLRLVRAMIQVGRLPVATVREVLGHVDDDSLGRTIRLGAALWSLPQVPEPDTEDEHVRAAHQEADDLLRTLGWANARLLTTISPAYRSLVVSVAALRRLGYDWDAELLFSYARLMHQAAILDLDFVETRESEAERIETAVLGAILVEPMLQALHRLAQEEESARRYGFE; from the coding sequence ATGAGACTGGCCGAGTTGAGCGAGCGCAGCGGAGTCTCGACGGCGACGATCAAGTACTACCTGCGTGAGGGCCTCTTGCAGCCCGGCCGCCGGCTCAACGCGACGACCGCCGCGTACGACGAGGAGCATCTGCGCCGTCTGCGGCTGGTGCGCGCCATGATCCAGGTGGGCCGGCTGCCGGTGGCCACGGTGCGGGAGGTGCTCGGGCATGTGGACGACGACTCCCTGGGCCGCACGATCCGCCTCGGCGCGGCCCTGTGGTCGCTGCCCCAGGTCCCCGAGCCGGACACCGAGGACGAGCACGTCCGCGCCGCCCACCAGGAGGCGGACGACCTGCTGCGCACGCTGGGCTGGGCCAACGCCCGTCTGCTGACGACGATCTCCCCCGCGTACCGGTCGCTGGTGGTCTCGGTGGCCGCGCTGCGTCGCCTCGGTTACGACTGGGACGCCGAACTGCTCTTCTCCTACGCCCGGTTGATGCACCAGGCCGCGATCCTGGACCTGGACTTCGTGGAGACGCGGGAGTCGGAGGCGGAGCGGATCGAGACGGCGGTGCTGGGGGCGATCCTCGTCGAGCCGATGCTGCAGGCGCTGCACCGGCTGGCGCAGGAGGAGGAGTCGGCGCGGCGGTACGGCTTCGAGTGA
- a CDS encoding DUF4188 domain-containing protein: protein MAEATRTTADARGDVVVLLIGMRVNRFWAVHQWVPVMLAMLRMLAELKKDPSRGLLSRVLLTASPRTYYVVQYWESKEKLYAYASAPDAFHHRVWARLNRREREGKVRGHVGIWHEAYVVPEGSYEAVYGDMPAFGLAAAHGQIPLERRGRYAKDRYAYRSAP from the coding sequence ATGGCCGAAGCCACCCGCACCACCGCCGACGCGCGAGGCGACGTCGTCGTCCTGCTCATCGGGATGCGTGTCAACCGGTTCTGGGCCGTGCACCAGTGGGTGCCGGTCATGCTGGCGATGCTCAGGATGCTCGCCGAGCTGAAGAAGGACCCGAGCCGGGGGCTCCTCTCCCGGGTCCTGCTGACGGCCTCGCCGCGGACGTACTACGTCGTCCAGTACTGGGAGTCCAAGGAGAAGCTCTACGCCTACGCGAGCGCGCCCGACGCGTTCCACCACCGCGTGTGGGCCCGGCTCAACCGCAGGGAGCGGGAGGGGAAGGTGCGCGGGCACGTGGGGATCTGGCACGAGGCGTACGTCGTGCCGGAGGGGTCGTACGAGGCGGTCTACGGCGACATGCCGGCCTTCGGCCTCGCGGCCGCGCACGGGCAGATCCCGTTGGAGCGGCGGGGGCGCTACGCGAAAGACCGTTACGCGTACCGGTCCGCGCCCTAG
- the ndgR gene encoding IclR family transcriptional regulator NdgR, protein MDNSSGVGVLDKAALVLSALESGPATLAGLVAATGLARPTAHRLAVALEHHRMVARDMQGRFILGPRLAELAAAAGEDRLLATAGPVLTHLRDITGESAQLYRRQGDMRICVAAAERLSGLRDTVPVGSTLTMKAGSSAQILMAWEEPERLHRGLQGARFTATALSGVRRRGWAQSIGEREPGVASVSAPVRGPSNRVVAAVSVSGPIERLTRHPGRMHAQAVIDAAARLSEALRRTG, encoded by the coding sequence ATGGACAACAGTAGCGGCGTCGGCGTCCTGGACAAGGCAGCCCTTGTCCTGAGCGCCCTGGAGTCCGGTCCGGCCACCCTCGCAGGCTTGGTCGCTGCCACCGGACTCGCACGACCCACGGCCCATCGTCTGGCCGTGGCTTTGGAACACCACCGTATGGTCGCGCGCGACATGCAGGGCCGTTTCATTCTCGGTCCCCGACTCGCCGAGCTGGCCGCGGCCGCCGGCGAGGACCGCCTGCTGGCCACCGCCGGCCCGGTGCTCACGCACCTGCGGGACATCACGGGCGAGAGCGCGCAGCTCTACCGCCGCCAGGGCGACATGCGCATCTGCGTGGCCGCGGCGGAACGCCTGTCCGGCCTTCGGGACACCGTGCCGGTCGGCTCCACGCTCACGATGAAGGCGGGCTCCTCGGCCCAGATCCTGATGGCGTGGGAGGAGCCCGAGCGCCTGCACCGCGGCCTGCAGGGCGCCCGCTTCACGGCGACGGCCCTGTCGGGCGTGCGACGCCGCGGCTGGGCCCAGTCCATCGGCGAGCGCGAGCCGGGCGTCGCGTCCGTCTCCGCACCGGTCCGCGGCCCCTCCAACCGCGTGGTGGCCGCCGTCTCCGTCTCGGGTCCCATCGAGCGTCTGACGCGCCACCCGGGCCGTATGCACGCCCAGGCGGTCATCGACGCGGCGGCCCGCCTGTCCGAGGCCCTGCGCCGCACCGGCTGA
- a CDS encoding NAD(P)H-dependent glycerol-3-phosphate dehydrogenase, with protein sequence MSNSVKAAVFGTGSWGTAFGAVLADAGCEVTLWSRRAELADAVNSTRSNPDYLPGVELPRNLRATADPAEAARDADFTVLAIPSQTLRANLADWTALLAPDTVLVSLMKGVELGTTMRMSEVVEDVAKVGRDRIAVVTGPNLAKEIASRRPAAAVVACTDEGVAQRLQAACHTPYFRPYTNTDVVGCELGGAVKNVIGLAVGIADGMGLGDNAKGSLITRGLAETTRLGLAMGADPLTFAGLAGLGDLVATCSSPLSRNHTFGTNLGKGMTLQETIAVTRQTAEGVKSCESVLDLARRHGVDMPITETVVAIVHEGKPPVVAVKELMSRSAKPERR encoded by the coding sequence GTGAGCAACTCCGTGAAGGCGGCCGTCTTCGGCACCGGATCATGGGGGACCGCCTTCGGCGCCGTCCTCGCCGACGCGGGCTGCGAGGTGACGCTGTGGTCGCGCCGCGCCGAGCTCGCCGACGCGGTCAACTCCACCCGCAGCAACCCCGACTACCTCCCCGGCGTCGAACTCCCGCGCAACCTGCGCGCGACCGCCGACCCGGCCGAGGCGGCCCGGGACGCCGACTTCACCGTCCTCGCCATCCCCTCGCAGACGCTGCGCGCCAATCTCGCCGACTGGACCGCGCTGCTCGCCCCGGACACCGTGCTGGTGTCGCTGATGAAGGGCGTCGAGCTCGGTACGACCATGCGGATGAGCGAGGTCGTCGAGGACGTCGCCAAAGTGGGCCGGGACCGGATCGCCGTCGTGACCGGGCCCAACCTCGCCAAGGAGATCGCCTCCCGCAGGCCGGCCGCGGCCGTCGTCGCGTGCACCGACGAGGGCGTCGCCCAGCGCCTGCAGGCCGCCTGCCACACCCCCTACTTCCGCCCGTACACCAACACCGACGTGGTGGGGTGCGAACTCGGCGGCGCGGTCAAGAACGTCATCGGCCTCGCGGTCGGCATCGCGGACGGCATGGGACTCGGCGACAACGCCAAGGGCTCGCTGATCACGCGCGGCCTCGCCGAGACCACCCGGCTGGGCCTGGCGATGGGCGCGGACCCGCTCACCTTCGCCGGACTCGCCGGGCTGGGCGACCTGGTGGCCACCTGCTCCTCGCCGCTGTCCCGCAACCACACCTTCGGCACCAACCTCGGCAAGGGCATGACCCTCCAGGAGACCATCGCGGTCACCCGGCAGACCGCCGAGGGCGTCAAGTCCTGTGAGTCGGTGCTGGATCTGGCCCGGCGGCACGGCGTCGACATGCCGATCACCGAGACGGTCGTCGCCATCGTGCACGAGGGCAAGCCTCCGGTCGTCGCGGTCAAGGAGCTGATGTCGCGCAGCGCGAAGCCCGAACGACGCTGA
- a CDS encoding fumarylacetoacetate hydrolase family protein — protein sequence MRIARFSIDGNVAFGAVEGAEPDELVLDIIKGIPFADFELSGTKVPLSKVRLLPPVLPNKIVAFGRNYAEHARELGNEVPDAPFAFFKPSTSVIGHGDDIQYPSFSEELHHEAELAVVIGRMCREVPRERVAEVIFGYTCANDVTARDVQRREKQWARAKGFDTSCPLGPWVETGLDLATASDLTIQLTVDGGQRQLGRTSEMTHSIADLIVNITEAMTLLPGDVILTGTPAGVGPLAVGDEVAVTIEGIGTLTNKVVKRG from the coding sequence GTGCGCATCGCCAGGTTCTCCATCGACGGCAACGTCGCCTTCGGCGCGGTCGAGGGGGCCGAGCCGGACGAGCTCGTCCTCGACATCATCAAGGGCATCCCGTTCGCGGACTTCGAGCTCTCCGGCACCAAGGTGCCGCTGAGCAAGGTCCGGCTCCTGCCGCCCGTGCTGCCCAACAAGATCGTCGCCTTCGGTCGCAACTACGCCGAGCACGCGCGCGAACTGGGCAACGAGGTCCCCGACGCCCCGTTCGCCTTCTTCAAGCCGTCCACCTCGGTGATCGGCCACGGCGACGACATCCAGTACCCGTCGTTCTCCGAGGAACTGCACCACGAGGCCGAGCTGGCCGTCGTCATCGGCCGGATGTGCCGCGAGGTCCCGCGCGAGCGCGTGGCGGAGGTGATCTTCGGCTACACCTGCGCCAACGACGTCACCGCACGGGACGTCCAGCGGCGCGAGAAGCAGTGGGCGCGGGCCAAGGGCTTCGACACCTCCTGCCCGCTCGGCCCGTGGGTGGAGACCGGCCTGGACCTGGCGACCGCGTCCGACCTCACGATCCAGCTCACCGTGGACGGCGGACAACGCCAGCTCGGCCGCACCAGCGAGATGACCCACTCCATCGCGGATCTGATCGTCAACATCACCGAGGCCATGACGCTGCTCCCCGGCGACGTGATCCTCACGGGCACCCCGGCAGGGGTAGGCCCCCTGGCTGTCGGCGACGAGGTCGCCGTCACCATCGAAGGCATCGGCACTCTCACCAACAAGGTTGTCAAGCGTGGCTAG